The following proteins are encoded in a genomic region of Alphaproteobacteria bacterium:
- a CDS encoding ATP-binding cassette domain-containing protein — MPHCPRTRHRRACRLERGADTESELFPQSRRRQAHDLRDIGLDIAAGRKIALIGRSGAGKSTLLALLRGPL; from the coding sequence ATGCCGCATTGCCCGCGGACGCGCCACCGCCGCGCCTGCCGACTGGAGCGTGGCGCGGATACGGAATCTGAACTTTTCCCACAATCACGGCGACGACAAGCCCATGATTTGCGCGATATCGGCCTCGACATCGCAGCGGGACGCAAAATCGCCCTGATCGGCCGGAGCGGCGCCGGCAAAAGCACGCTGCTGGCGCTGTTGCGCGGCCCTTTATGA